The sequence ttatataaatagttgaAAAACTATTGATAGTGCACAAAAATGTTGATGGATAAGTCAAAAGTTTTTGGATCGATAAATATGAAGGTTTTTGAATCAAATATCCAGAAGATTTTATGAATTCTTATTGgcttatcaaatttgatatcacTATCATTAGCTCAAATTGATATAAGTCCCCATATTgtcttgaatgaataaataacaAGGGCCCATGAAGCGCAACATGATGTTTGCAAAAATACGTATTGAGAAAaactttcaaaatatataatcaagacaagcttgataaaaaaaaagaggatatgcatatcaattttatgattataaataCGTTGGTTTAGTTAATTTATTTTGCCTCCAATAAACTATTAAACCATGAGAATAAATGCGTCATATTTGGGGATATCTGAAATATATTTTGTAAATATTATGTCAAATGATTATGTACTGAAAGTTAATGTTTGTGCGAAAAATGCACTACATAAATCTCTTGAAGAGATTATAAATATGTTGGAAATGAATTAgatcttatgatcaattattttGAACAATGATATTTTTATGACGCGAAATTCTCATTCGTTATTCTTGTGAAACAATGTTTTCAACATTGAGGGGGAGGAAATAGAATCTACAAGAATATTTGAGATCGATCTCAATGAAATATAAAGTGAGCATGATGTTCAAATTTTAACtcaaatacattatttgatcttgtgtataagatcgtttagcttcatttatgttcaagttgaacaatatatataaatcgTCTTTAGTGACAAATCCCTTTAAAGAAAATGAGTGAACATCTCAATGTGAAAAGAACAATGGAGGCTGGTCGTTATGAAATAAATTGACGTCCTGCAGGaccatattttatattatttgcaagtaaatgaaaaaagacgctagaagcgtgaacgaacaattatttcaatgaatccAATTTGGATTATGTTATTCATGAAGAATAACAAGTGTATTAAAATATGAGATTTCACAAATTATTTGGGAtcgaaatgatataatcattagtgtgttttgctattacgcaaaatgatgattatttTGAACTATAATTTGTTGAACTTTCAATAACAATGATATGTGgcaatatgagaaaatattagcAAAGTTTTTCAAGCggattatgagaaaatatttgcacTTATTATGAATGCACTGATTTGATGGTGATACATATAGAAACATCCTCGAAGGATTCGAtgctcaaaatattatttttgccaacttgaagaaaaagaaaaactatTTGGTCTTGAAGTACCATATATATGGCAAAATCTGCatctaaattaatttttggcaAAGTAGTGCATAAGATCGAAATATTAAGATTTAATAATTGAAAGTGATGTTTGCAAGAGGGGGAGCAATTAAAGTTGAACTTTTTTTCCCTTGTCTATGATTTTTCccactaatttttcataaatAGGTTTTTAATGAGGCAATTAACAAGTATCAAGAGatgttgtactctttttccttcattAGGATTTTGTCTCACTGAGTTTTTTCTGATAAGATTTTAACGAGGCGCATCCATCGTCGGAAAAATatccaaataaaatatatgttgTTGTACTCTTTTTTCTTTGTTCAGATTTTTCCCACGGGGTTTTACTGTCAAGGTTTTAACGAGACATCACTTGAGTCCCGATGAAGTTCCCAGACATACATCTTGCCAaatggagattttgaagaatcgattgcttgtgcaaataatcatctaaggggattgttataaatatatgattattattatagatgattatcttattaaagatatgtgatcaaaataaatatgtaaatataatatttgtacAGATTTGTATATTGTAATCTTTTCTTATAAATAGGGGTGATTGAGTTCAATGAAATTTGcacctgagtattgactcatatgaattctctcatctctcatgaattctctctactcatctctctatttctattatgatttataacaaATTTAGAATTCTTTCAGATATTACAGTTTTTAACTTTTAACGATTTATTTGAAACTAGAAAATTCTATATTCTTAAATATTTACAATTAAAGACTATTTCATAACTAATACGTGCATAAAAATGTAATACAAAAGTGTTTGCGATGAGAATACAAAGATGCACAAAAAAACCAAGAAAGAGATATTATAACAAGTTAAAAAATTTCAACaactatattttttaattttcaaaccGTTATTTGAAACTATAAAATTCTATATTCTTAATATTCACATTTAAAGAGTGTGTAGAAGTTTAAtaactaatacatgaaattttaATACACTGTTTGCACTGAGAATTTGATGatgcacaaaaaatatttctatttaaacaaaaaaaaacaaataatataacaattcagaAATTTTTCGGCAATGATAGTTTCTAATTTTCATCTTGAGTTATTTGAAACTATAAAATTCTATATTCATAAATCTTTACACTTAAaagagtatatatatatagaggttTCATAACCAATTCATGGAAATTAAATACATTGTTCGCAATAAAAATTTCATGATgcaccaattttttttataaaattgtaaaataaaataattataagaaCTTAAAAActttataaatcaaaataaaaaatgtaaatATAATTTGTTCTCACATAAAAATTTATTCGAGTTCACCGTTATAGTGCGTTTTTTTTTCATCTAGTTTTCATTAttcattaataaaataaaatttctaatttcCATTTTTGTGATAGAATTGAAATAGAAATATTAGATATATAACAAGATCTCTAAGAGCATGTACAAGCACTACAAGAAATTTGACTTTCGCAGCACGACATCAATGGCCGCCAATAGTATTATTTACAGCGTGCCTAACCATGTATGCTACTAATATTGTTTTATAGCTTATACAATAATGTTACCTAATAATGTTTTAGTAGATCACAAGTCAAAAATTAAAACtacaaattaaatttcaatttaaaGAAATTACAAATGTTGAATACAAATAAATAATAGACAAAATTATTtactaattatataattaacaaaacaaacaaaaacaaaaaacaaacaaattaattTCCAACGTCCGCTGCTACTGACAATGTTTTGCAGTATTTGTTATCGTgatgtatttttgaaattatttttttaaaattaaaaataaataaaaaaaccccTTGTACGAAGAACTTATACAAATACATAGAGAGTTCTACTCGGTCTGATATAGAACTCTAACTAAAAAGAGGAGAAATAAAATAgagatatttttttaagaaaaagaaattaagTCATGGAACAAAAGAAGATTAGACGACAAAGCACAGAAGAAAAGGATAGGCTTTATCCTTTTAAGTTCTGTTTTGACTTATAAATAACACAATTTTTGAGTCATAAGTTTTCTATAACCTATCAATATATAAAAAGaaattattttattccataaattatttataaaattattaagtaaaagaaaaatttatgcttaatattattaaaatttaattttatgcttAGAAACAAGGAACTTAAGTAATTCTAATAACATAATtagttaaattaaataatatgtgTATGTTAGGTCTTCTGATTTTAAAACATACTAAATTTTTaccctttttatttttatatttaaaaaggATAATTCAAGTAccgataattattttattttttaaatgaaagtGTAGCATCCACCCTCTATATATCTCGCGCGCTTGACATTATTTATTGAATTGTAGCATGCACgctcaaatttttttatgtttgtattatttttatttttgtgaaaAGGGCAAAACGCGgagaataattttaaaagtggatttttttttaaaattgtaaataaatcaattaattttaTAAGACATTTTtgtaaattaataattatccaTAGACAAAAGGAAACTaacattttattaaataataatccaCATTAAGGATAAAATAATATGGTTTTTTACAGTAGAACAATTggtgtatatttttttaaaaattttaaaatgggtAATATAATCCCCAATCTTAATAGATAAATCAACCCAGATAGAATGGATACTAACAGAATTAACGGAAATTCAAGAACGTGAAAAATGTATAATTGGAAACTTACTAGGATTCATGATACATTGATACTATGACTGCTCTATAATAAACCATGCATCGTTCATTTACATAATAAACGGAAATTCAACAGCCTATAAATCTAGAAGCCAGAAGAGTACGTATCGTCGACAAATTaagtttttggaaaatttatcaTTGTCTGCAACATATATTCAATGGAGCTCTCGGAGATTCAGTTCAATATCATTAGGTTCCCGCATCCACGTCGATCTTGTTCAGGAGAAGGAGACGAGAGATCAGCGCAGCCAATTTTGTGTCGATGGAGACATCCAGCCGTCGGACTTGTGGCAGTAAACTGTGACGCATCGTATCGTGCCTCGAATGATACTGGAGGCTATGGTATAATTATCAGAGATCATATGGGAAGAGTGAAGATGACGAAAGCTTCTCGGTTTCGAATGAGTTGTGCGATTGACAAACAGAAAGCATCAAGAATGGAGTATGGAGTCAAGGTGTTGATGCTCGAGATGATTGCTATTCGAGACGGGCTTCGGCTTTCAAAGAGTTTAGGATTCATGGCGGTAGAGGTGCGATCCGACTCCAAGACCGCAATCGCCATCTTGATCGGGCAAGCCCCATGCCCCGACGACTGCCGGGAAATTGTATCTGAGATCATGTTGGAGTTGCGTTTGTTTCCCGTTCTTGGATTCATCTTCGTGTACGGAGAATGCAACAGAGCAGCAGATTTCCTATCTAAATTTGTGACGGGATACGGAGAAAAGTGCATGGATTGGTCGGAACTGCCTCAAGATTTACACCAAATAGTATTAGAGGATGCTTTAGGGTTGTTGATTGAAAGACtaccaaaataatcaatcaattatCAAATATTATTGTAAAATTTCTAAATTGTAGCTAGTACGTAGTTACAATTTTTTACTTTGTATCTAGTTGTGCTTCCTTCATTTGTTACATTAATGCAAGAAGCAAAATATTCTCagaattatatattttcaaggatgcatgcatgtttttatttgatCCCCATTCTAATCTTAATGAATATTTCGATTCTTtcttgattaaaaaaatatgtgatttctaagttaaattatatatttaattatttgatctatttttttaatattatatccatgataaaaaaatatcattattaTGAAACGTAGAATTAATATACAAATTATGTGCCACTATAAAGATAATAAATAGGTCCAAATTTATttgattcaataaaattcagTTTCTATATTATACATACAAAATCGCTTGGAGTCGGTCTCGCATGGAAATAGCCCTTGTTTCATCTGTAGATCTTTCCCCAACCCATATTCTTTAGGGAATTGTTCCTCCAGAAAATGATCATACTTCTGGAATGTCACTTGGAAGTGGATGTTGACAAACTTCACACATGAGGATAATGCAGCATTtacaaaatactaaaaatatgatGTGGTTTAGCCTTTAGAGGAACCGTATCAATTCTAAGGTtgaacataaatttttttaatttttcccaTAAAAGATCAGGATGCATGGCGTCAACAAATCATACCGCGACCACAGTTAGGTCGGAAGAGCACATGCTTACAGGAACCACACAATACTTCATCGGCTGAAACCGGCTTCCATGTTCTAAGATTACTACTTCCAggattcatatttttatctttGATACTGCTAACATTAGTTGTCAAAGTATCTTCTTTGTGATCTGGTAAGTTTGAGATGCCAGTCTCTGATGAACTGGAATAGGTCCAACCTGCTCCATCCTCCCCGGAATCTCCTCCTTGCATATGAACACGGATTGAGTGATGAATCAGCTCAAGATATATATGCATGGTTGTAAAGAATCAAGGGACTGGATGACTAGTCTTCTGATAAGTTGTGGCGACAAATAGCTCATTAACTTCTCATCTTCTGCAGcatgaaaaattatcaaattgcaTAAACCACTGGCTGAGCTTGCATCAATTATCATCAACCAAGTACCAAAAGAAATATAATACAGTAAAGCTGAACTAAAATTTGGTTTCCTCTTTTCTCAAAGGCAAGAGGATACATTTTCAAGAGCATCATATTGAAGGAAAATGATAATACCCGTTCCTACATATATATCGGACAACCAACAGGACTTGTGCAGACCACTCATGGACTTATGAATACACCAGAAACAGGAGATATGACCACAAGTTGTGACAAATGAGAGGGAAGAATTAGTCACAAGCTAATAGATCAGGGGGTTGTGTATATGTATCATGCATGGAACAAAACTTTAACTAGCTAATACAACAGGCTTGTATA comes from Henckelia pumila isolate YLH828 chromosome 4, ASM3356847v2, whole genome shotgun sequence and encodes:
- the LOC140862030 gene encoding uncharacterized protein encodes the protein MELSEIQFNIIRFPHPRRSCSGEGDERSAQPILCRWRHPAVGLVAVNCDASYRASNDTGGYGIIIRDHMGRVKMTKASRFRMSCAIDKQKASRMEYGVKVLMLEMIAIRDGLRLSKSLGFMAVEVRSDSKTAIAILIGQAPCPDDCREIVSEIMLELRLFPVLGFIFVYGECNRAADFLSKFVTGYGEKCMDWSELPQDLHQIVLEDALGLLIERLPK